The following DNA comes from Gaiellales bacterium.
CACCGGCATTCCCAGCTCGTTCTACTCGCGCCACAAGGCGCAGGTCGAGGCCATGCTGGACATCTTCGAGGACGAGAACCCGTGGATCCGAGTCGTGCGGCTGCGCCCGGGGTTGATCTTCAAGCGGCAGGCCGGCGCCGAGGTGGCGGGCCTGTTCCTCGGCCGGCTGGTGCCGCGGCTGCTCGCCAACCCGCGGCTGATCCCCGTCGTGCCCGACCATCCCCGACTTCGCTTCCAGGCGGTGCACTCCCTGGACGTGGGGGAGGCATACCGGCTGGCGATCGAGAGCGACGAGCGCGGCCCGTTCAACATCGCCGCCGACCCCGTGCTGGACGGCCCGCTGCTCGCGCGCACGCTGCACGCCCGCACCCTTCCGGTGCCCGGAGCGGTGATGCACGGGGCCGCGTGGGCGACGTGGAAGCTGCGGCTGCAGCCCACGCCGCCGGGGTGGGTCGACATGGCGCTCGGGGTGCCCTTGATGGACTGGTCGCGCGCTCGCGAGCGGTTGGGATGGACGCCGCAGACGACGTCGGTCGACGCGCTGCTCGACGTGATGGAGGGGATGCGACGCGGGTCGACGGCGGAGACGCCGTCCACCGCCGGCCGCGGCGCCGCGCCCGTCTAGGCCGTGAGCGAGACAGCCCTCCCAGACGGGATGGACGCTGAGTCACGCGAACCGCGGATGCGGTCGGCGGGGGTGTGGGGGAGAAGGGTGTTCGTGACCGTGCTCGCGGTGCTGGTCGCGCTGGCGCTCGCGAACGTGTTCGGGCAGGCGATGACGGTGAGCGAGGCGTCGTCCAGAGAGGCGACGGTCAGGGTGGACGCGCCGGCGGCGGTGCGGGGCGGGCTGCTCTACCAGGTGGTGATCCGCGTGACGGCTCGCTCGGCGCTGTCGGAGCCGGAGCTGCAGCTGTCGAACGGATGGTTCTCCGGCCTGACAACGAACGCCGAGGTACCGCAGCCGAGCAGCCAGAGCAGCAAGCTGGGCGGCCCGTCGTTC
Coding sequences within:
- a CDS encoding NAD-dependent epimerase/dehydratase family protein is translated as MRIVVVGASGNAGTSLLEVLERQGSHDVVGLVRRPPRTSSAEWIAADIRHGDLESAFRGADAVVHLAWAIQPSHELAALRSVNVEGSRRVFAAVARAGVPSLVYASSVGAYATGPVNRRVDERWPATGIPSSFYSRHKAQVEAMLDIFEDENPWIRVVRLRPGLIFKRQAGAEVAGLFLGRLVPRLLANPRLIPVVPDHPRLRFQAVHSLDVGEAYRLAIESDERGPFNIAADPVLDGPLLARTLHARTLPVPGAVMHGAAWATWKLRLQPTPPGWVDMALGVPLMDWSRARERLGWTPQTTSVDALLDVMEGMRRGSTAETPSTAGRGAAPV